The window AGAACATCCaattatcaaatatatagaattttATGGAGATCGATCctgtatatttattaatttattttttttgtttataaaagaaaatgtgATTCTTTAggattataaatttaattaacttATATTTGAAgtcaatttaaaaaaatatataaatttaaagaataataaatagtaaatttttatattaatataaaaaagtatTGTGTATATATGACACATGCCAATAGTTTGtttcttattttataataaaacataaaataaattttctattatactgaattataatattttttttctttaattattatttataaaagtcaaaatattgtattgtttaaatacaaaaagtGTATTAACATCtgttaaatgaatataaagaaaataaaagttaataGTATTAAGTGTATTTCACTTTTCGACTtgagataaaaataaattggtATCTCATTCAATATATTGGttctatatgtattatttttgtgatttaatattataatttgattaTTTGTTGAATTGCATTTggaaatatgaatattttatattattttattagaaataatatatttaatgttgTATATTcatagatatataaataaaatgattaCACACCgatttgtgaaaaaaaatatttttacaaaaaagcggtaaataaaatatttagtattattaagtattatttaaaatcGGAGAAATACAAGAATAAGAAACtatttaaatgtaaataacaATGGTGCTTTGTTAATGTTTTCATTATATGTTtgtatttattcatataaaaaaatatatttaatattttattattttaatagatATTTATTAATGTGTGCATATGTAACAATAacagaaaaatataagtttataaatttttaaaactgTATCACTAAACACATcaatgtattataaattaaattaaagcCTATTTGTATAACAATTtctcaaaaaatattttttatggaaaaattattatacatacatattttttataattaaaatattaaaaaatgcgtATTTTTTAgagaaaaattaatatttatttaaaaaaaaatataatatatatatccataaataattttaatgaatataccGAAAATGACTACaatacatttataaattcTATAGAAAGTGTAAAAagttaataaatgaaataaattccgttttttttagatatattcatttattcataaattttagaacaaaaaactaataaatattacaatttttgGAATAAATATCAAGTTATCAACATTATTTCAAACTACacatattatttcatttatttaataaataaagttaAAAATGAGAGTcagtattttaaaatatgttcatCTTTCAATTGTTATTTGTTCTTTTGAATATGCCAAAAATGTAAGTTACACATTATTTTCttgtattattaatatttcattatagtTTTCGTATCTATATGTTTTACATTAGCCTTATATTGTTGTTTCATGTATTGGCGAGACACCTATGTTAAGTTAAAGAAAcaattaaatttaattacaaatatgttaataaatatttcatttcgTTTCAGGAATTACGCTATGTAAATGAAAGAAGCATATACCTTGAAAGGAATGTAATAAACTTTAGAAATAATAGGATATTAGCAGATGCAGATAACCAATTTGATgtaaatgaattttataaatcAACTTTGAGTCTTGCAAGTCAACTTAGTGATTGTATTGAAGATAACAAAGAAATAAAACACCTTCGAAATATTATAGATTCACATTTAAATAAGCATAAAGAAAGTAACATATCacttgatttaaaaaatatagatagtAAGACAATAGAATTAATTAATGAATTACGAAAAGAATtagaagaattaaaaaaacaggTTGCtaatataatgaataatGAATTAGCAATACAGCcgataaatgataaaataatagtaaaCAAAGATGAAAATAGTTCTGTATCAGAACAAGAAGACTTTAAACAATTGGAAAATTCTGAAAATAACGAAATTGAACCAAGTAATCGTTATATGAAATTCAAatctaatataaaattaaaaaaagaagtaATCAAACCCATCGTGTCGTGTTTGGGATTTATAATACTTCTTTTTTTGCTACTACCAGGGCCGTTGTGCTTAATAATACTATTTATACCATCCGTGCTTGGCATATGTTTGTTATTTTTGAAATTTAATAAACATTCCACtaaattaagaaaaatattaaaataacaactttttattattatgcttTATTATACATGtttaaattattagaaataatatatttgatattttatGCCATAAAAGTTAtacttttaaattttatatgataatgaaatataatttaattttttgttatattattatatatttttttaatttaatatataattatgctatatatttaatttatctttattttgtcTTGTCAAAAATTCATTTATCCATTTTTCTgtccatatatattatatattatatattaatggatTTTGAATTTACTCATTTTtagttaatatttataataattataaataaacaaattaatcacacttattaataaaattataagctATATTGATGGTTCATATTTATGTTTAGAGTTGCATTTTGGAGAACTCGTATTTTGGGTCATGGTTCTATACTGTGGGTTATAGCTATGTTCTATGGAATCTATGTTTTGGGTTAGggctatatttttattaatttgtttataatgTGATCATATTCATTTGTCTATAAATggtgattaaatatatatactatatccgtatgtttaatatcGAAAATAGGTACAAATATGCACCCCCAAAGGAGCATagccattaatatgaaagggaTTGTATagcattttttcataagttataacatatataattgagtatTCATATCgatataatatgattaaagtaaaatatttaaattgtacatattaatatagatattgaatatatatgaattcatattatgctatataataattacctattatataaaacttgttaatatgtgattatattgaattatgcacaacacaatatgtttctttatttgatgaaaaatttatttagtaaagcTTATAACTTGCgtcactattatttttatttaaattataaattcccAACCAAATTATATAgtagtattatatatgaggctataacatataattatattcattttgaatGTTCatcgacaatataatataccttcaggttaatggatatatttttaagattaattaaacatattgcaatctataatagataatcataaaatatagatcgATAATCGACAACACAACATCGTCTATATACTATTAGTATGGTTCTAAcgtttttagtaatacataaaaaataaactatatatacaatatttttttaagttttaattgtagttattattttctttttgtatttcctttacatttttattaaaattaattagtaataataaaaatagttctatatatattaatttatttactataaaggtataatattaaattaatcattattaatttttaaactttatagttttgtggtataaataaattatatttaaaatagttaaaataaaaaatataagtatattaataaaatttcaactcatattttttctaatattttttataataattataaataatatgatatgtAGAACAATGTTGttattatatgcctatacatataattaaatattaatataaattatatagaaaaaatatataataattaattttctttgaactaataatatttatattagattattatatatacacaaacttataaatatatatttaaaatataatgtttttatgagataatatatattttttaaaatgttatactttaaaacacTGAAACAAGGAAAATTACTAATTGGTTTAAAGTATTACTCTTGAGTGCATTAATTATTTCATTGTAGTAAACAGTGATATATCATTAGtaacaacaataataatattacattaatatattattaaatacgaacaattatattatgtttatttaattcTATTACATAGATAAACagtagttatatatattattatacgggagataagattaaaattgtatgcacaaaacattaaatgaatattataaCCTTTAactatgtatttttttaatgtgataatattagaattaacaacaccaaaaaatataatattaattttattaatgattctatagttttcttaaaaatatggtttttctatattgaattaatttttttattataaaatatgtagtatataatatgtttagATTATAAGTAGAAATGTGCACTATCATGGGAAATTCACATAATGTttctaaaaatttattatcgCCACTAAATAAAAAGCAAatgttaaaattataaacctATAAAATTTAAGTAAACTACATGAAAAGAATTTCATATAGATTCTTttgtaaattaaaattagtttttatattatccaaGTTTTAAAAAGATACatctaaaattatttaataaagcaCATTTTAGtataaataaagttattatatattataaatacgaactacatataatatatttagaaaagtaGTAGTGTTAACCTATTCTATAAATATTGTAATCTAAATAAgtaatttgttttatattattagatatgatattaaaaaatgcaacatccaatatagaataataacatatataaatatttgacattcaaataataaaataaattaaaataacttTTAACagttatagtaataatatatttataattttttatatattatagtaACATAAGTTTTGAAACttctttattaaaaaagtagcgaatatatatttattttcatgtgCAAatctataatataaatatattattatatgaaacaaatttaatctatttttttatgacatTCCATGAATTTGTGCAATATAGTTATTCaagatattatttaaaaaagttgTATTAcgtataaaatgtattatatatagatgataaaaatgttaaataaatAACCTCTTAAGGAAATTTAGTGATtgtcataaataaaaattaaatacctTTTTAATACTAATATGATTGCATGCTAATTTAGTATTAAACTAATAGAACctctttaaatatatatattaattatatagaaGACCATTAACCGGAtaacttattttattacaataCATTCCTTATGTACAAAATAGTATTAtgacaatttttttacagattaaaaataaaatccagCATAATGACCCTCAATGTGgtatacacattttttaataaaatgaattatattttattgtttttcatGTTTATAAATTAACTTAAACttcataatatttcattaatttttataatattttcttagtgtaaagcatttaaaaaatttgagGATTTTTTACCTGATAATTTTTCTTTCGAGAACAATAATGTcgaatttaaattatacGAGTATTATTGCCCTATTGACAAGGAAATAGGACGTGGAAAATGTAGAACTGGCAATCAAGCAGTTAGCGGTGCTActgcatttttatttaattatttgttCGCCGAAGAtcaatatatagaaaatgatgataaaaataacgaATATATCATGTATATTATGCTATGGTTaagtaataaaatgaaactaCTTACACACGGGACCTACGGAGCTGTGTCAGAATTTTATGTCACGTTTATGAAAGGTAATgaacattataaaaaatatcttaGTAGAATCAATAAAAgccaaaaaataatgaatataaaaattggtGAAATGCGTATACTTTATGGGTTACTTAATGAGCTGTGTAATgcaattattaattattccAATGATTCTTCAAATTGCCACAATTCTTCAAATTGTCccgattttttaaaatttgttaataattGGGAAAAGCAATACGATCAACTTAttgatagaaaaaaaaagttttttGAAGATGAGTATTATTGTGAATTGTTGTTGACTTTAAAAAGTGCTTATCAGAAATTTAAACAAGATAATAGGATCCAAAAAATTTTTCCAGAAATTAAAGAGGTAGATATAGATTATTGTAAGAAAATACGTAATGAAACTAACACCTCATGGAAAGTTATAGATGTGAAATCCATAGAAAAAGTGGAGGAAAAAAAAGATTTAGATAAAGGGAAAGATACCTTGGGATATAtagatattattaaaaatgcatTTGAAACGTATAGTTCAAATTTTAGTATTATGTTTACTAGTATTGGCAATAACTTATATGAAAATGTGTTGCCACCGCTAACAAATTTTTACggtaaaattataaattttgcTGAGAAAACGATTAATCATGTGAATGAGGAATTTAGAAAATCAATAGAACCTTCTATATCAGATAAAGATATGCCTGAACCAAAAGCCCTAAGAGATGAATCATCATCATCTAATGACCTATCATCACTTCAATATCCTGGAACCAATGTAATAAAAAGTGGAACAACAGAAATAGGTGATAATCCCCTCATCGTATACAAGAAAATGGGATTTTCAATtctaattattttaataccCATTGCTTTAGCTATTATGTACAaggtaaataaaaagaaaattgcgaagtatacaatttttaaaatatttccccactataaaatattatatatttttcataattttatgttAGTATTTGCCATTTGGATGGAGAAAGAAAtcgaagaaaaaaaaaaagatgaaaaaggctataaatatgtttgatACAAATGAAACAACAGAAGAAGTTATAAACCCGACTGAtcgaaaaaaacaaatgcaaataattataaatttatctaGTCAAAACAAACAGGGTAAAAAGTTTACCAATTCGTctattcaaaaaaaacagGATAAAAAGCTTACAAATTCATCTACTCAAAAAAAACAGGATAAAAAGTTTATAAACTCAAATAATAGAaagaaaaaagtgaaaataattataaattcatatactcaaaaaaaacagactaaggattttataaattccaTTTATTGGGAAAAATAtccattattaaatatatataaacttatGAAGGCCGATCCTGtaccatttattattttatttttgttgtttattttttatgtttataaaagaaaaggcGATTCTttagaataataaatataattatagttTTTGTTTTGGGTTCATATTCTTTGGATCTGACTTTAAAATTCAATATACggattaaaaataataattaaactacatattaatataagtAATTTGGCTTATataaacaattaaaaaatgtatgttttgtaatattataatataaatatatattttttttattaatctaTATAAAACAGTGTTGCATGATTGATTCATTTGATTTCAATTATAACTTCATTTTCTATAActctaaaaatatattagtttataaaattatttagtaACGAAAAAATCATACGTTTCTTGACATTTTATATCAGTATTAatctattttaaaataactaattttgaatttaaattttgagttttataagaaaaatgaaagaatagaaacaataaataaatgtcaTTCATGAGAATACATcgttttattaacataaatcTTCTAATATTACAAttctgaaaaaaatatatgaaatatatatttatatataaagctTTTACAATAACGCATTTAGGAAACCGTAACAATGTCTTCCAatctaagaaaaaaaacataaatggatgaatatataaaatttttaattttttgcaaattatagcatacattataaatatgcacatttatttaaaactatattttttttaacaattatTGAAACAAATTGTtatgttattaaaatttgtatatcgCTTACAGAGTCAACATAGATGACATGAATATATCTATCTCTTTTTTCAATGAGATATCCAATTAAATTAGCAaacgttttttttaatttcccTTGTTTAATATCATCTTCAGAATCAATGTCAGTTTCGAATGAATTTGCGCTTTTTACAATttcgtttttatattttttattggaAGGGTTgtgatcatttatatttgctgAACTCATGACTACTATAGTTTTGTTTTCTGAtatctacaaaattaataaaaatatattacataaatGATTGtgaataatatgaaaaatacgATTTATAACGAAATAGAAAAGAAAAGCTTCCCTTACTTCAACCTTTGTAAAtaaagcataaaaatatcTCTGACGGCGtccaaatttttttttgtaacgTTGTTGTATCATTACTAAATTTGGAGTGTATACACGGGcaactttaaaaaaatataataatttttcattatgtaaattaaaatatcatGAATTTGAAGATATGGAAAAGAATAAATAGTATCATATAAcaatggaaataataaaacatgaaATGCCGAATAAATAGCAACAATAATATGGTGATTTGACTAATTATTTGTGTTTTGTATACTTTTAACAAAGCCagtattgaaaaaaatggcaTAATCGGGGTCCCATAACATGTTTATTACTTCATTATACTAATGGAAACAAAgagaaatatatgtatataaattataataattatttaatttggtATATAACTTTAATATTGTTTGTTAATTTATACATCATCGGGGTCATCAActttaaaatgaattttttcaatatttatatagtcTTGATGttttttgttataaaaaGGCATACTACTATTatgatttttattaaaaaattcataacCATCCATACATGTAGcatgatattttaaaagttCCACAGCTTCGTTCATAACTTCGCCTGCTTGTATAATTTCTTCTGAATTGGTACATAATAAGTgcttgtttttttcatatatttcttctGGACTATCATTGATCAAAAtggacatattttttatgcgtataaaaacaaagttattgtatttataacATCGTTGTACAGgtgtatatttaatattttcataattaaatatgtaatatatatatttttgtattgtCTTACGTAAGATAATGATATGTTGATTCGGGTGTTGCATCTTCTCCTGAATCAGGTTCAGCTGCAAgggttttattattcatatatatggaGGCgcttaaaagaaataaaacaatttgaatataaaatttgttcatttttgaactttacaaacaaaatattaaaatatatattagcaTTTTTTTAGTTAAAAATTAACAACTTGAAAATTTGGACaagtataattaaaattgaaaCTAATAATGTTCTCcaataaagtataaaaaattattatataaacgGAAAAATGTATGTTTTATCAGATTTATAagtttaatacattttttatttaaataattcaaccAGAAGACGACGTTAATAACAGAAGTTTTCATcaataatgaatatagaaaatattatgattCACAacttcattaatattataataactaaaaataaataattttaattatattatatatatgatatttttaacatatattattatgaatacacaagttttatatttttagaattgATTAAactaaatttaaaatttgtaaaaCATCCCGTTACGTATGGAATTACATATGTActtacatttatatataatggaaaaaaaCAATGTTGTTTTTACCTAATAGAAAATCaatcatttaaaataaatataaaaaagtaataaaataatataaaaaatatatttgttttaatatagttatatacacttacattaataatatattaaaattattatttttatatattttttcatttgttttACAAAATTTCTTTGATAAtggataattttttatgtaaaacatgtctattatatttttaaatattaaaataattaatttaatctGAGAGGGcagttaattttataaaaattatttattggtaGTAATATTGACgttcatgtttttttataaatgaatacaaattataattagaTTAATTTGAAACAATTcctatattataatatactttCAGGTGAATGGGTATACTTTTAATGTTGATTAAACATATTGCAatctataatatataatcataaaatatagattcatcgAATATTGATTGAAATTTGATAATACAATGTTATCTATAAAACATGTTTTActcatctaacatttttagtaatacataaaaattacattgagatatatgtatactatccttttaattttctaTTACATATAGTACCATTTTATcctaatgttttaaattcaaattatagaATAGTTCtctatacattaatttatttattataaaggtataataatagattaatcactattaatttgtaaattttaaagatatgaggtataaataaattatatttaaaatagttaaaaaaataaaatataagtatattaataagatttaatattatagtttgttctaacaattataaataatatgttagATTGAATACCGTTATtgttctaatatatataatattgtataaatgACTAAAACTGAAACATGTTAAATTTGGAAAtgtatacaattatatattaatgcaaaatatacagaaaaagtatgtaataattaatttgaaccaataatatttttattaggttattatatatatacaaattcacaaatatataatttaaatatattgttattacgaaataatatgatctaaaatgttatactttaaaacaatGAAACAAAGAAAATTACTAATTGGTTTAAAGTATTACTATTGGGTGCATTAATTATTCCATTGTAATATACAGTGATATATCATTGtaacaacaataataatattatattaaatattattaaatacgaacaaatatattatgcttATTTAATTCTATTACATGGAGATACagtagttatatatattattaaattggtggtaatattaaaattgtatgcatGCAAGATCAAATGGAATATTATAACACTTATTTAAACTTTAATGcgataatattataattaacaaTACAACCAaactaatattaataattatatagttttattaaaaatatagttgtTCTATATTGAACTAAatgatttattataaaatatatagtatataatatatttagatTCTAAGCGGAAATATGCACTAGAATGGTAAACTCATTTAGATTATTTCTAAAAGTTTACTATCACCACTAAATAAAAAGCAAatgttaaaattataaacttACAAAATTtaagtaaaataaatgaaataatttaatatagcttattttataaattaaaattagttttatattatccaaGTTTTAaaactatacatataaaattatttaataaaggACATTTGAGtataaataaagttattacatattataaaatgactttataatatatatattaattatattataaatatgaactacatatatttatttagaaaaataGTAGTGTTAACTTAttctttaaatattataatttaaagaGTAATTTGtcttatattattagatatgatattaaaaaatgtaagatccaatatggaataatagcatatataaatatttgagATTcaagtaataaaataaaataaaataaatttttaacagttatagtaataatatatttatagtaacataaattttgaaacacatttattaaaaaatagtgaatatatatttattttcatttgcaaacctataatataaatatattattatatgaaacaaattaatctattttttttatgacatTCCATGAATTTGTGCAATATAGTTATTCaagatattatttaaaaaagttgtattatgtataaaatgtattatatatagatatgataaaaatgttaaacaaATAACCGCTTAAGAAAATTTAATGATTGtcataaatgaaaattaaatacctttttaataatattattatattattattgcacGTTATTTTAGTATTAAAACTAACAGAACcgctttaaatatatatattaattataagaaGACCATTAATcggataaaatattttattacaataCATTCCTTATGCACAAAATAGTATTATGACAAATTGTTTACAGATTAAAAATAAGATTCGGGACAATGACCCTCAGTGTGGTATACACATTTTTcaataaaatgaattttattttgttgtttttgCATTGTTTATAAATTAACTTAAATGccataatatttcattaataaatattttattaatttttataatatttccttAGTGTGAAGCATTTAAAGAAGTTGAGGAATATTTGCCTGATGATTTTGATTTCAAGAGGGATCATAAGCCTACTAATATATACACTGCTTATTGTAGAGCTAACAAGGCAACAGGGAAAGGAGAATGTATGAATGGCAATTACGTAATTAACGCTGTTACTGTATTATTacttaataatttattcGTTGGGGGTGATCTAGAATCTGAAAATGAACGTAAcgaatatataatgtatactATGCTATGGTTAAGCaataaaatgaaactaaTTAAATTAGGGACCTACGGAACCGTGGCAGATTTTTTTGTCACGTTTATGAAAGATGATCCAGAGTATAGACCTTATATTAAGCTAATCAATAGGAACAAAACAATAATGAATCTTCAACTTCATAGAATGCGTAAACTTTATGGGTTACTTATTGATCTGTGTAATGCAATTAATAAGCATGCTGATGATCCTTCAAATTATTCtgatttttcaaattttgcTACTAATTGGGAAGAAGAAGCCTATAAATTTGCTAATAAAAAAACTAAGATTTTTGAAGATAATCAATATTGTGATATTTTGTCGACTTTAAAAAATGCTTATGAGAAATATAGA is drawn from Plasmodium yoelii strain 17X genome assembly, chromosome: 2 and contains these coding sequences:
- a CDS encoding PIR protein, with product MTLNVCKAFKKFEDFLPDNFSFENNNVEFKLYEYYCPIDKEIGRGKCRTGNQAVSGATAFLFNYLFAEDQYIENDDKNNEYIMYIMLWLSNKMKLLTHGTYGAVSEFYVTFMKGNEHYKKYLSRINKSQKIMNIKIGEMRILYGLLNELCNAIINYSNDSSNCHNSSNCPDFLKFVNNWEKQYDQLIDRKKKFFEDEYYCELLLTLKSAYQKFKQDNRIQKIFPEIKEVDIDYCKKIRNETNTSWKVIDVKSIEKVEEKKDLDKGKDTLGYIDIIKNAFETYSSNFSIMFTSIGNNLYENVLPPLTNFYGKIINFAEKTINHVNEEFRKSIEPSISDKDMPEPKALRDESSSSNDLSSLQYPGTNVIKSGTTEIGDNPLIVYKKMGFSILIILIPIALAIMYKYLPFGWRKKSKKKKKMKKAINMFDTNETTEEVINPTDRKKQMQIIINLSSQNKQGKKFTNSSIQKKQDKKLTNSSTQKKQDKKFINSNNRKKKVKIIINSYTQKKQTKDFINSIYWEKYPLLNIYKLMKADPVPFIILFLLFIFYVYKRKGDSLE
- a CDS encoding fam-a protein, which codes for MNKFYIQIVLFLLSASIYMNNKTLAAEPDSGEDATPESTYHYLTPEEIYEKNKHLLCTNSEEIIQAGEVMNEAVELLKYHATCMDGYEFFNKNHNSSMPFYNKKHQDYINIEKIHFKVDDPDDYNEVINMLWDPDYAIFFNTGFVKIARVYTPNLVMIQQRYKKKFGRRQRYFYALFTKVEISENKTIVVMSSANINDHNPSNKKYKNEIVKSANSFETDIDSEDDIKQGKLKKTFANLIGYLIEKRDRYIHVIYVDSIGRHCYGFLNALL
- a CDS encoding fam-b protein, which codes for MRVSILKYVHLSIVICSFEYAKNELRYVNERSIYLERNVINFRNNRILADADNQFDVNEFYKSTLSLASQLSDCIEDNKEIKHLRNIIDSHLNKHKESNISLDLKNIDSKTIELINELRKELEELKKQVANIMNNELAIQPINDKIIVNKDENSSVSEQEDFKQLENSENNEIEPSNRYMKFKSNIKLKKEVIKPIVSCLGFIILLFLLLPGPLCLIILFIPSVLGICLLFLKFNKHSTKLRKILK